gcgggcctcCCGCAGCCCCCTCCGCGCGCGCACGGCCTTCTCGCCCCGCGCGGGCGGCGCTCGCCGGGGGCCCGGGGGACCTGCTGGGGTCCCGCCCGGGTGTTAGTGCTGACTGCGCGACCTTGAAATGCTTCCCTGACCTTCGTGCGTCACGGTTTTTGTCAGTAAAACGGGAAAACACCTGCTCACAGGATTAAATGAGTTGGTGGTAGAGTCGTTCGCACTTGTGCTATCAGTCTAGAACCACTGCTAATCTTTCCTGTAATTCGGAGAGGTCCGTGTCTGTCTTGTACCCCGATTACTGTTGGGCCGCAATCAGCTTGCTGATTTAGGATGGTCGTTCAGTGTGTGAAAGGGAAAAAGATGAAGTCACTAAGCCCCTAAAGAGCTTACGTGTTGGTAGAGGAGTTGGTCCACTGTCCTGCTCGTGTCTCTAGGTACTAAAATGTATTATGCAGAAGAGTTCTAAGAGCTCTCTCTTCATTCTAGCCGTCGAGAAGAAAAACTGCCATGTCCACTGCTTTGGCAAAACCTCAGATGCGTGGCCTCCTGGCCAAACGTCTGCGATTTCATATTGTTGGAGCATTCATGGTCTCCCTGGGGTTTGCAACTTTCTATAAGgtatgtatgttttatttttactttgtgctCGCGGtccaaaaatgttttcaatttgaaaatgtatttcattttcatacataGTTCTTAGAGTCTTTTAAAGAAATTCCTTTTGTAGGGTGCTCCCTTGCTCTTACTTTTCTCCACCCACCTCAGTGTGATGGGGGCAGTATCTCATTCTCCAGATGGCTTGTCTTCCATCTTTAAATGAAGCTTAATTTggtagggctgccataacaaaataccacaaagtgGATGGCTTccacaatagaaaaaaatttttgaggctaaaaatccaagatcaagatggCTGTGGGGGACTTACCtgaccatccagtggttaagactccaagcttccagtgcagggggcatgggttctatccctggttggggaactaagatcccacctgccaccagtgcccccccaaaaaacaaaaaaactttggGGTTGATTTCTGCTGTTGCCTCTCTGCTTGACTTTGTAGAACATGTCTGTCTTCTCCCTCTCATCACATGGTCCTGTATGTGTTAGTATGTTTCTGAGTTTTTTCCTCCTATAAGGATGCTAGCCAAATTAAGATCCATCCTAAAAAGTTCATTTTAACTTACTacttctttgttgtttagttgctaagtcatgtccaacttatgtggccccgtggactgtagccggccaggctcctctgtccatgggatttcac
This sequence is a window from Ovis canadensis isolate MfBH-ARS-UI-01 breed Bighorn chromosome 9, ARS-UI_OviCan_v2, whole genome shotgun sequence. Protein-coding genes within it:
- the COX6C gene encoding cytochrome c oxidase subunit 6C, with protein sequence MSTALAKPQMRGLLAKRLRFHIVGAFMVSLGFATFYKFAVAEKRKKAYADFYRNYDSMKDFEEMRKAGIFQSAK